A region from the Halobacillus mangrovi genome encodes:
- a CDS encoding SDR family oxidoreductase, with protein MDRMNRQTQGQKGQEQARQPGVEAEMDPRPLQADEDYQSGNKLQGKVALITGGDSGIGRSVAIGYAKEGADVAISYLEEHEDAELTKKKVEEQGRRAILLSGDVGEESVCKEAVDRTVNELGQLDILVNNAAEQHPTDDIMNISTEQWEQTFKTNIHSMFYLTKAALPHMKKGSSIINTASVNPYIGNEHLVDYTTTKGAVVAFTRSMAKQLVGKGIRVNGIAPGPIWTPLIPSTFGEEKVEQFGTNTPMGRPGQPVEHVGSYVLLASDDSTYITGQFIHINGGMYTSS; from the coding sequence ATGGACCGAATGAATAGACAAACCCAAGGACAAAAAGGTCAAGAACAAGCCCGTCAGCCTGGCGTGGAAGCTGAAATGGACCCACGCCCGCTTCAAGCCGATGAAGATTATCAAAGCGGTAATAAATTGCAAGGTAAAGTAGCTCTAATCACTGGAGGAGACAGCGGGATTGGTCGCTCTGTTGCCATTGGATATGCGAAAGAAGGCGCTGATGTTGCTATTTCCTATTTGGAAGAGCATGAAGATGCAGAACTGACTAAGAAAAAAGTTGAAGAACAAGGAAGACGTGCCATCTTGCTATCTGGTGATGTAGGGGAAGAATCCGTGTGTAAGGAAGCCGTTGATCGTACAGTCAATGAGCTGGGACAACTTGATATTCTAGTTAATAATGCGGCTGAACAGCACCCTACTGATGACATTATGAACATCTCTACTGAGCAGTGGGAACAGACATTCAAGACAAACATTCATTCCATGTTTTATTTAACAAAAGCAGCCCTCCCTCATATGAAAAAAGGAAGTTCCATTATTAATACTGCTTCCGTGAACCCTTATATTGGAAATGAGCACCTTGTTGATTACACTACTACAAAGGGAGCAGTTGTCGCTTTCACACGTTCGATGGCAAAGCAATTAGTTGGTAAAGGGATTCGCGTAAACGGGATAGCACCAGGACCGATTTGGACACCATTAATTCCGTCCACTTTCGGTGAAGAAAAAGTAGAACAGTTTGGCACGAACACACCTATGGGACGTCCAGGACAGCCTGTTGAGCATGTTGGAAGCTATGTGTTGCTTGCTTCTGATGATTCCACATATATCACCGGGCAATTCATTCATATCAATGGAGGAATGTATACTTCTAGCTAA
- the nei gene encoding endonuclease VIII, which produces MPEGPEIRRAADQVEKAAANRPILEISFAFEHLKDYEEAFRGSKIKKVDTKGKAMLIRFNNGYTIYSHNQLYGKWYVRNAYNYPKTNRQLRLAIHNEKKSALLYSASDIEVLRDEEVLEHPFIAKVGPDLLNDSVSPGDLVERFKERRFHRRKWTSLLLDQAFIAGIGNYLRSEILFVGGVHPDKRPMDCSEEQLKKMAEACVELMWRSYETKGITNDLELAKKLKAQGAKRYEYRHWVFNRAGQPCRIDGTEIIKFKAGSRRCYYCPTCQK; this is translated from the coding sequence ATGCCTGAAGGTCCAGAAATCCGGCGTGCCGCTGATCAAGTAGAAAAAGCGGCAGCCAACCGCCCTATATTAGAGATTTCATTTGCTTTTGAACATCTAAAAGATTATGAAGAAGCGTTTCGTGGATCGAAAATAAAAAAAGTCGATACAAAAGGAAAAGCCATGCTCATTCGGTTTAATAATGGCTATACAATCTACTCTCATAATCAGCTTTATGGCAAATGGTACGTCAGAAATGCTTACAATTATCCTAAAACGAATCGGCAGCTCAGGCTTGCGATTCACAATGAAAAGAAATCAGCTTTGTTGTATAGCGCATCTGATATAGAAGTGCTAAGGGATGAGGAAGTGCTTGAGCACCCGTTCATTGCAAAAGTCGGTCCAGATCTGTTGAATGATTCTGTATCGCCCGGCGATTTAGTCGAACGGTTCAAAGAAAGACGGTTCCACCGTAGAAAATGGACTTCACTTTTACTCGATCAGGCTTTTATTGCCGGTATCGGTAATTACTTACGCAGTGAAATTCTATTTGTCGGAGGCGTCCATCCTGATAAACGACCGATGGATTGCAGTGAGGAACAGCTGAAGAAAATGGCTGAAGCCTGTGTTGAATTAATGTGGCGTTCCTACGAAACTAAAGGCATTACCAATGATCTTGAACTTGCTAAAAAGCTGAAAGCACAAGGAGCAAAAAGGTATGAATATCGGCATTGGGTATTTAATCGTGCAGGGCAGCCGTGCCGCATAGATGGTACGGAGATTATTAAATTCAAAGCAGGATCAAGACGATGTTATTACTGTCCGACATGCCAAAAATGA
- a CDS encoding GNAT family N-acetyltransferase, producing MRVRETKDCALIAELNKHVHKLHVELYPTYFKPYNYEQVKGFFENMVNHPQFVFFVLEAEGEARGYSWVEIRKHSENPFKKAYTSIYVHQISVEEGYRKRGCGQHLMKAVERLGETHSASEIEVDYWIDNQEAKRFYEKNGFIKFRECVHKYI from the coding sequence ATGAGGGTTAGAGAAACAAAAGATTGTGCTCTGATTGCTGAGCTGAATAAGCATGTTCATAAACTTCATGTCGAACTTTATCCGACATATTTCAAGCCGTATAATTATGAGCAAGTGAAAGGCTTTTTTGAGAATATGGTCAATCATCCTCAGTTTGTGTTCTTTGTGTTAGAAGCAGAAGGGGAAGCAAGAGGGTATAGCTGGGTGGAGATAAGAAAGCATTCTGAAAATCCTTTTAAAAAAGCTTATACGTCCATTTATGTTCATCAAATCAGTGTAGAGGAAGGGTATCGAAAAAGAGGCTGCGGACAGCACCTCATGAAGGCGGTTGAAAGACTGGGGGAAACTCATAGCGCAAGTGAAATTGAGGTGGACTATTGGATCGATAATCAAGAAGCGAAAAGGTTCTATGAGAAAAATGGATTCATCAAATTCCGAGAATGCGTACATAAATACATTTAA